In one window of uncultured Campylobacter sp. DNA:
- a CDS encoding iron-containing alcohol dehydrogenase, with the protein MRDFSFCNPVRIEFGKGKEEHIGQYMKEVGAKKALVLYGSERVRKSGLMGVVESSLKASGIEFTQLGGIKSNPVLSKVNEAIKLAKEFGADSVLAVGGGSVLDSAKAVAAGACYEGDVWDFFTGKNPSAALKIFDIITLAATGSEMNCGGVVTKEQTKQKYAISAPCLYPKVSVINPQLQATVSREYLVYSASDIIAHSIEGYFTASDHPDIVRAYIEANIKTVIRTTEALLADPSDYDARAEFAWAATMALNGLTYVGVGGFGYPNHMIEHAMSAVVDCAHGAGLSVVMPAWMRWYKDRNLSAFERFALEIFGLKSADEGILALKTWFDKIGTPTSLTQLGIEGKVLDEVIDVAATNAKAWNMAELYSRENIAKILDFAK; encoded by the coding sequence ATGAGAGATTTTAGTTTTTGCAACCCCGTGAGGATAGAATTTGGCAAGGGTAAAGAGGAGCATATCGGGCAGTATATGAAGGAAGTGGGCGCGAAAAAAGCTCTCGTACTATACGGCAGCGAACGCGTACGAAAGAGTGGTCTGATGGGCGTCGTGGAGAGCAGCTTAAAGGCAAGCGGTATAGAATTTACGCAGCTTGGCGGCATAAAATCAAATCCCGTGCTAAGCAAGGTAAACGAAGCAATCAAGCTCGCCAAAGAATTTGGCGCAGATAGCGTGCTTGCTGTAGGCGGCGGAAGCGTGCTGGACTCCGCAAAAGCCGTAGCCGCGGGCGCCTGCTACGAGGGAGACGTGTGGGATTTTTTCACCGGCAAAAATCCTAGCGCCGCGCTTAAAATTTTTGACATCATCACCCTTGCCGCGACGGGCTCGGAGATGAACTGCGGCGGCGTGGTGACTAAGGAGCAGACCAAACAAAAATACGCGATCAGCGCGCCGTGTCTATACCCGAAGGTCTCGGTCATAAACCCGCAGCTGCAAGCAACCGTCAGCCGCGAGTATCTCGTATATAGCGCGAGCGACATCATCGCACACAGCATCGAGGGGTATTTTACCGCTAGCGACCATCCAGATATCGTGCGAGCCTATATCGAAGCTAACATCAAAACCGTCATCCGCACGACCGAAGCTCTGCTTGCAGATCCGAGTGATTACGACGCGCGTGCCGAGTTTGCGTGGGCTGCGACGATGGCGCTAAACGGGCTAACTTACGTGGGTGTGGGCGGCTTCGGCTATCCGAATCATATGATCGAGCATGCGATGAGTGCGGTCGTGGACTGCGCGCACGGAGCCGGTCTTAGCGTGGTAATGCCTGCGTGGATGAGGTGGTATAAGGATAGGAATTTAAGCGCGTTTGAGCGTTTCGCGCTTGAAATTTTCGGCCTTAAAAGCGCGGATGAGGGCATCCTGGCGCTTAAGACGTGGTTTGATAAGATCGGCACGCCTACTAGCCTCACGCAGCTTGGCATCGAAGGCAAGGTGCTAGACGAGGTCATAGACGTAGCCGCGACAAACGCCAAAGCGTGGAATATGGCGGAGCTCTACAGCCGCGAAAATATCGCTAAAATTTTAGATTTTGCAAAATAA
- the purM gene encoding phosphoribosylformylglycinamidine cyclo-ligase, producing the protein MISYKDAGVDIDAGNDFVNAIKLFVKRTQTPHVLGGIGSFSGAVRLPAGYKKPAILGATDGVGTKLRLAIDARKFEGVGQDLVAMCVNDLICNFAEPLFFLDYYATAKLEIADAKEVVKSIAEGCKLARCALIGGETAEMPSMYEKGDFDLAGFAVGIAEEDEIDRSKFVREGDVLIALPSSGLHSNGFSLARKVIAELGLKFDDKVDGRALIDVLLEPTRIYVGDFLNLKDKIHALAHITGGGIVENLPRVFPEGLGAKIKHAAIRTPEIFKIIAQKVEPAEMIRTFNMGVGMIVVASKENADFVLANTDGYVIGEVVKGGGAQLV; encoded by the coding sequence TTGATAAGCTACAAAGACGCGGGCGTCGATATAGACGCGGGAAATGACTTCGTAAACGCGATAAAACTATTCGTCAAAAGGACGCAAACTCCGCACGTTTTAGGCGGTATCGGCTCGTTTAGCGGCGCGGTGAGGCTACCTGCAGGCTACAAAAAACCAGCTATCCTAGGCGCTACCGACGGCGTGGGCACAAAGCTGCGACTAGCGATCGACGCGCGTAAATTTGAGGGCGTCGGTCAAGACCTCGTCGCGATGTGCGTGAATGATCTCATCTGTAACTTCGCCGAGCCGCTATTTTTCCTCGACTACTACGCGACGGCGAAGCTTGAGATCGCTGATGCCAAAGAGGTCGTAAAAAGCATCGCCGAGGGCTGCAAACTCGCGCGCTGCGCGCTAATCGGCGGCGAGACGGCCGAGATGCCCTCGATGTATGAAAAGGGCGACTTCGACCTCGCAGGCTTTGCCGTGGGTATCGCAGAGGAAGACGAGATCGACCGCAGCAAGTTCGTGCGTGAGGGCGACGTACTCATCGCGCTTCCTAGCAGCGGTCTGCACTCAAACGGCTTCTCGCTCGCGCGCAAAGTGATCGCCGAGCTTGGGCTAAAATTTGACGACAAAGTGGACGGTCGCGCGCTCATCGATGTGCTTTTGGAACCGACCAGGATTTACGTCGGAGACTTTTTAAATTTAAAAGACAAGATCCACGCGCTCGCGCATATCACGGGCGGGGGCATAGTGGAAAATCTGCCGCGCGTATTCCCTGAGGGGCTGGGTGCGAAGATCAAGCATGCCGCGATCCGCACGCCCGAGATATTTAAAATCATCGCGCAAAAAGTGGAGCCGGCAGAGATGATAAGGACGTTTAATATGGGCGTTGGTATGATCGTCGTAGCGTCGAAAGAAAACGCGGATTTCGTACTAGCAAACACCGATGGCTACGTCATCGGAGAGGTTGTAAAAGGCGGGGGCGCGCAGCTCGTGTAA
- the coaE gene encoding dephospho-CoA kinase (Dephospho-CoA kinase (CoaE) performs the final step in coenzyme A biosynthesis.) produces the protein MKFKHSIVITGSIGSGKSAVCELLRDRGFEIIDADKISHCVLDRCATQVAEIFGAKYVAQKDVQAANLNPQAEFNASGDQEISSALCISVDRKKLGELVFKNPTELAKLEALLHPKIKAEILSQARALEAKGRLYFVDIPLFFEGKRYEFLDKAAVVYAPKNTLILRVMKRNGLDHAAAKHRVELQMDIEQKRAMADFVIDNSGDLFALKAAVERFLKELEYEI, from the coding sequence TTGAAATTTAAACACTCCATCGTCATCACGGGCAGCATCGGAAGCGGCAAGAGCGCGGTTTGCGAGCTGCTTCGTGATCGCGGATTTGAGATCATCGATGCCGATAAGATTTCGCATTGCGTTCTTGATCGCTGCGCTACGCAGGTGGCTGAAATTTTCGGCGCGAAATACGTCGCGCAAAAAGACGTACAGGCTGCAAATTTGAACCCTCAAGCGGAATTTAACGCTAGCGGCGATCAGGAAATTTCGTCCGCGCTCTGTATTTCGGTGGACCGAAAAAAACTAGGCGAGCTGGTGTTTAAAAACCCTACGGAGCTCGCAAAGCTCGAAGCGCTGCTGCATCCGAAGATAAAGGCTGAAATTTTATCGCAGGCGCGGGCTTTAGAGGCGAAAGGAAGGCTCTATTTCGTCGATATTCCGCTGTTTTTCGAGGGCAAGAGGTATGAGTTTCTCGATAAAGCGGCGGTCGTTTATGCGCCTAAAAATACGCTGATTTTGCGCGTGATGAAGCGAAACGGGCTCGATCATGCCGCCGCAAAGCACCGCGTGGAGCTGCAGATGGATATCGAGCAAAAGCGCGCTATGGCGGATTTTGTTATAGATAATAGCGGTGATCTTTTCGCGCTTAAGGCCGCGGTGGAGAGATTTTTAAAAGAGCTAGAATATGAAATTTAG
- a CDS encoding tetratricopeptide repeat protein, which translates to MRIGSCAQKGAKFQNFKSAPLKEWLKFTARRVLLSVLFATGAAAEIDDLRKGCAAGSEMDCKKLSRVINELQRNCDAGGEENALDCANLGYAYDSNRSFRQAARYYDRACKLGEQKGCVYLGLLYNDGQGVAQDRKRANELFSDACKKNSSEGCASLAYNYKKGLGVYPDTKKAIELLIKACKMGQVEACHNLGLSYVLGDGVKKDADRARTFFTRACERGHTDSCVNLGVTYFKGDGGQKDHALAAKYFSEACEKSDEPLACSNLAYQYEKGWGVAKDKKKARELYEKACKLGRFDACEHLKAMR; encoded by the coding sequence ATGAGGATCGGTAGCTGTGCCCAAAAGGGCGCTAAATTTCAAAATTTTAAAAGTGCGCCGCTTAAAGAGTGGTTGAAATTTACGGCGCGAAGGGTTTTGCTCTCCGTGCTATTTGCGACGGGCGCTGCGGCGGAGATCGACGATCTAAGGAAGGGCTGCGCCGCTGGGAGCGAGATGGATTGTAAAAAACTAAGCCGCGTGATAAACGAGCTACAGCGCAACTGCGACGCTGGCGGCGAGGAAAATGCGCTAGACTGCGCAAATTTAGGCTACGCATACGACTCGAATAGAAGCTTCAGGCAGGCCGCGCGCTATTACGACAGGGCGTGCAAGCTCGGCGAGCAGAAGGGCTGCGTCTATTTGGGGTTGCTCTACAACGACGGGCAGGGGGTAGCGCAGGATCGCAAGAGGGCAAATGAGCTTTTTAGCGATGCTTGTAAGAAAAACAGCAGCGAGGGGTGCGCGAGCCTTGCATACAACTATAAAAAGGGGCTCGGCGTCTATCCAGACACGAAAAAGGCGATCGAGCTTTTGATCAAGGCTTGCAAGATGGGGCAAGTAGAGGCGTGCCATAACCTAGGGCTTAGCTACGTCCTCGGCGACGGCGTGAAAAAAGACGCGGACAGGGCTAGGACATTTTTTACGAGGGCTTGTGAGCGAGGACACACGGATTCGTGCGTAAATTTGGGCGTTACGTATTTTAAGGGCGATGGCGGGCAAAAGGATCATGCGCTTGCTGCGAAGTATTTTAGCGAAGCGTGCGAAAAAAGCGACGAGCCGTTAGCCTGCTCAAATTTAGCGTATCAATACGAAAAGGGCTGGGGCGTAGCGAAAGATAAAAAGAAGGCACGCGAGCTTTATGAAAAGGCTTGCAAGCTCGGTAGATTTGATGCTTGCGAGCATTTAAAGGCTATGAGGTAG
- the dapF gene encoding diaminopimelate epimerase has translation MKISKYNASGNDFVIFTDSVKADRSKLARELCDRRDGVGADGLIVVLPKFNGIEGINFEWEFYNSDGSSADMCGNGSRAVCMYAYENFLAAQSMKFLSGAGVISGEIFGIFGGNLSESMRGELRNVSFGEIFNLRPNAHALVANVEVMLTRPKRLGESFEEAGLTWYFYNTGVPHLVTFVSDLNEFDAELARDLREKYNANVNYALVQSRLASKILKVRTFERGVEAETLACGTGMAACFIAGVENMGLAPDIRVMPASGEMLNLRLGDGGKIYFRGDVRHTFDGEFIGYVE, from the coding sequence ATGAAAATTTCAAAATACAATGCGAGCGGAAATGATTTCGTAATATTTACGGATTCAGTTAAGGCGGATAGATCCAAGCTAGCGCGCGAGCTATGTGATAGGCGTGATGGGGTGGGCGCTGACGGGCTCATCGTCGTGCTACCGAAATTTAACGGTATCGAGGGGATAAACTTTGAGTGGGAATTTTACAATAGCGACGGCAGTAGCGCCGATATGTGCGGCAACGGCTCGCGAGCGGTATGCATGTATGCGTATGAGAATTTTTTGGCCGCGCAGAGTATGAAATTCCTAAGCGGCGCAGGCGTAATTAGCGGCGAGATTTTCGGTATTTTCGGCGGAAATTTGAGCGAGAGTATGCGCGGCGAGCTACGCAATGTAAGCTTCGGCGAGATTTTCAATCTGCGTCCTAACGCTCACGCGTTAGTAGCTAACGTCGAGGTAATGTTAACTCGTCCTAAACGCCTTGGCGAGAGCTTTGAGGAGGCAGGGCTAACGTGGTATTTTTATAACACAGGAGTACCGCACTTGGTAACTTTTGTTAGCGATTTAAATGAGTTCGACGCCGAGCTGGCTCGCGATCTGCGTGAAAAGTATAACGCTAACGTTAATTATGCGTTAGTTCAAAGCCGCCTCGCAAGCAAAATTTTAAAGGTACGCACCTTTGAGCGCGGTGTAGAAGCAGAAACTCTCGCATGCGGTACGGGGATGGCAGCATGCTTCATAGCAGGCGTCGAAAATATGGGGCTAGCTCCCGACATCCGCGTGATGCCTGCAAGCGGCGAAATGCTAAATTTGCGCTTAGGAGATGGAGGTAAAATTTACTTTCGCGGCGACGTTAGGCATACTTTCGATGGCGAATTTATCGGATACGTGGAGTAG